One Brassica oleracea var. oleracea cultivar TO1000 chromosome C7, BOL, whole genome shotgun sequence genomic window carries:
- the LOC106301984 gene encoding cytochrome P450 81D11-like gives MWFNLPHTNKDGPKTVKQQTKEKMDFNPILLLSFLLILISIKFLFKNSTRKLNLPPSPAYSLPFIGHLYLLKHPVQRTLLSLSQSLGDTPIFHLRLGNRLVYVVSSYSVAEECFTRNDVVLANRPELIMGKHVAYDSTIMIAAPYGDHWRNLRRVAAVEIFSSLRVVTFMSIRKDEIRRLISHLSRNSLHGFAEVEMKSLLANLAFNNIIRMVAGKRYFGSGTEDNDEAKVVRELISEAVAGAGAGNLADYLPIIRWVTDVEKRAKLLGKRFDGFLQKLVDEKRAEKERGQTLIDHLLSLQETQPEYYTDIIIKGIIISLVIAGTDTSSITLEWALSNLLNHPKILEKARAEIDDKIGSDRLIDESDIENLPYLQYIVSETLRLYPPVPLLLPHYSSDDCKVAGYDMPRGTMLLTNVWAMHRDPGVWEEAERFKPERFEKEGEAQKLMPFGMGRRACPGVELGKRLVSLALGCLIQCFEWERVGEELVDMMEDKGLTMPKAIPLRAKCKSRVVTRKMIQSM, from the exons ATGTGGTTCAATCTCCCACACACAAACAAAGACGGACCCAAAACAGTTAAGCAACAAACAAAAGAAAAGATGGACTTCAACCCAATCTTACTTCTATCTTTTCTGCTTATCTTGATCTCAATCAAGTTCTTGTTCAAAAACTCGACTCGGAAACTGAATCTTCCTCCTTCACCTGCTTACTCTTTACCGTTTATCGGCCACCTCTATCTCCTCAAGCACCCTGTCCAGCGAACACTCCTCTCCCTCTCTCAATCACTAGGAGATACTCCTATCTTCCACCTCCGCCTAGGAAACCGCCTCGTCTACGTCGTCTCCTCGTATTCTGTAGCGGAAGAATGCTTCACAAGAAACGATGTCGTTCTAGCGAACCGTCCCGAGCTCATCATGGGGAAACACGTCGCCTACGACTCCACCATCATGATTGCAGCTCCTTACGGCGACCACTGGAGAAACCTCCGCCGCGTCGCCGCCGTCGAGATATTCTCTTCTCTTAGGGTCGTAACCTTCATGTCTATCCGTAAAGACGAGATCCGACGGCTCATATCACACCTGTCGAGAAACTCTTTACAC GGGTTTGCTGAAGTGGAGATGAAATCATTATTAGCCAACTTGGCTTTCAACAATATCATCAGGATGGTAGCCGGAAAACGATATTTCGGTAGTGGCACAGAAGACAATGACGAGGCCAAAGTTGTGAGGGAACTTATATCGGAGGCGGTGGCCGGCGCTGGTGCTGGAAATCTAGCTGACTATCTTCCCATCATACGTTGGGTCACAGATGTTGAAAAACGGGCCAAACTTTTGGGTAAACGGTTCGATGGATTCTTGCAAAAACTGGTTGATGAGAAACGTGCAGAGAAAGAAAGGGGTCAAACCTTGATCGATCACTTGCTTTCCCTCCAAGAAACCCAACCCGAGTATTATACTGATATCATCATCAAAGGAATCATAATC TCTCTGGTAATTGCGGGGACAGACACATCCTCAATAACTCTAGAATGGGCATTGTCCAATTTGTTGAACCATCCAAAGATACTTGAGAAAGCAAGAGCAGAAATAGATGATAAAATTGGTTCAGACCGGTTAATTGACGAATCAGACATTGAAAATCTCCCTTATCTCCAGTACATCGTGTCTGAAACATTGCGTTTGTACCCACCGGTTCCTCTACTCCTCCCACATTATTCATCGGATGATTGTAAAGTGGCGGGATACGATATGCCACGTGGCACAATGTTGTTAACAAACGTGTGGGCTATGCATAGAGATCCTGGTGTATGGGAAGAGGCAGAGAGGTTCAAGCCGGAGAGGTTCGAGAAAGAAGGAGAGGCTCAAAAGCTAATGCCGTTTGGGATGGGACGACGAGCTTGTCCTGGAGTTGAGCTTGGGAAGCGTCTAGTGAGCCTGGCTCTTGGGTGTTTAATTCAGTGTTTCGAGTGGGAGAGAGTTGGTGAAGAACTTGTGGACATGATGGAAGACAAAGGGCTCACTATGCCTAAAGCTATTCCATTGCGAGCCAAGTGCAAGTCACGTGTCGTTACCCGTAAAATGATACAGTCTATGTAA
- the LOC106303790 gene encoding uncharacterized protein LOC106303790 — protein MSTMKPSRSDEVSDPDQQIKNSNEIRAGFDSLAPKRPTKPTRSEPAPLESFSTSDQTTDHPEADKFQNLQSQTHGNILHGGGSAAVQDEFLETEYYTNLTSIDKQHHTTGSGFINVVKEDSGEEAVPAAAALDDDGGEKAVYKSNPATNDWIPAAEEDLTSEFSSKPNRSESS, from the exons ATGAGTACGATGAAGCCAAGCCGGAGCGACGAAGTATCTGACCCAGATCAGCAGATCAAGAACTCTAACGAGATCAGAGCTGGTTTCGATTCCTTGGCACCTAAGCGACCCACTAAACCCACCCGGAGCGAGCCAGCACCTCTCGAATCTTTCTCTACTTCCGACCAAACCACAGACCACCCGGAGGCTGACAAGTTCCAAAATCTCCAGTCACAAACTCAT GGTAATATTCTGCATGGAGGAGGTTCAGCTGCTGTTCAAGATGAGTTCTTAGAGACAGAGTATTACACGAATCTCACCTCCATTGATAAGCAACATCACACG ACGGGAAGTGGGTTTATCAATGTGGTGAAGGAAGATAGCGGTGAAGAGGCCGTTCCAGCCGCCGCTGCACTCGACGACGACGGAGGAGAAAAGGCGGTTTACAAAAGCAACCCGGCGACGAACGACTGGATTCCTGCCGCGGAGGAAGACCTCACTTCCGAGTTTTCATCTAAACCGAACCGAAGCGAGAGTTCTTGA